The following proteins are co-located in the Elusimicrobiaceae bacterium genome:
- a CDS encoding glycosyltransferase family 2 protein, with amino-acid sequence MKTTVLIPAYNEIKTIAAVFDRLSELKDFDFEVVFIDDASRDGTLEWARAALAENRYPFLKTVLSHQTNQGKGAALITGIRAAEGEITVIQDADLEYDPAQLPPMCRLIEEGRADVVYGSRFLSHKSETYSVIYLLGNKTLTWLTNLLCGGDFTDSYTCYKAFRTGLLKSFDMRSSGFEIEAEFSVKSAMRKCRFAEVPIVYHCRSRAEGKKINGRDAVKGILAILKFWRQELRRPAS; translated from the coding sequence ATGAAAACCACCGTCCTTATCCCCGCGTACAACGAAATTAAAACCATCGCCGCCGTGTTTGACCGGCTGAGCGAGCTGAAAGATTTTGATTTTGAAGTGGTTTTCATAGATGACGCCTCGCGCGACGGCACCCTTGAATGGGCCCGCGCCGCGCTGGCGGAGAACCGCTATCCTTTTTTGAAAACCGTACTGTCGCATCAGACCAATCAGGGCAAAGGCGCGGCGCTTATCACAGGCATCCGGGCGGCGGAAGGCGAAATAACCGTCATACAGGACGCGGACCTGGAATACGATCCCGCCCAGCTGCCTCCGATGTGCCGGCTGATCGAGGAAGGCCGAGCCGACGTGGTGTACGGGTCGAGATTCCTGTCGCACAAGTCGGAAACCTACAGCGTCATCTATCTGCTCGGCAACAAAACGCTTACCTGGCTGACGAATCTGCTGTGCGGCGGCGATTTTACCGATTCCTATACCTGCTACAAAGCGTTCCGCACCGGCCTTCTGAAAAGTTTTGACATGCGGTCATCCGGGTTTGAAATCGAAGCGGAATTTTCCGTCAAGTCCGCGATGCGCAAATGCCGGTTTGCCGAAGTGCCGATCGTCTACCATTGCCGCTCGCGCGCCGAAGGCAAAAAAATAAACGGGCGCGATGCCGTAAAAGGAATTCTGGCGATTTTAAAATTCTGGCGGCAGGAATTGCGCCGGCCCGCCTCCTGA